A genomic region of Phragmites australis chromosome 2, lpPhrAust1.1, whole genome shotgun sequence contains the following coding sequences:
- the LOC133900476 gene encoding uncharacterized protein LOC133900476 encodes MFKKFSSEDISGQNQVKASVQRKIRQSIADEYPSLEPLLDDLLPKKSPMIVVKCQNHLNLVVVNNVPLFFNIRDGPYMPTLRLLHQYPDIMKKFQVDRGAIKFVLSGANIMCPGLTSPGGALDDEVEEETPVAIMAEGKQHALAIGYTKMSAKDIRTINKGIGVDNMHYLNDGLWKMERLE; translated from the exons ATGTTCAAGAA GTTCTCTTCAGAAGATATTTCTGGGCAGAATCAAGTTAAGGCCTCTGTTCAGAGAAAGATTCGGCAAAGTATTGCTGATGAG TACCCTAGCCTTGAACCTTTGCTAGATGACTTGCTCCCAAAGAAGTCACCTATGATTGTTGTTAAATG CCAAAACCATCTGAATCTTGTGGTGGTGAATAATGTCCCACTATTTTTCAACATCCGTGATGGTCCTTACATGCCAACCCTGCGTCTTCTTCATCAGT ATCCTGATATCATGAAAAAGTTCCAAGTGGATAGAGGTGCTATTAAATTTGTTCTCTCCGGTGCAAACATAATGTGTCCTGGATTGACATCACCTGGTGGTGCTTTGGATGATGAAGTCGAGGAGGAAACACCAGTG GCTATAATGGCTGAAGGCAAACAACATGCATTGGCAATTGGATATACAAAGATGTCAGCGAAGGACAT TAGGACCATCAACAAAGGGATTGGAGTTGACAATATGCACTATCTAAATGATGGGCTATGGAAG ATGGAACGGCTCGAATAA